The Onychomys torridus chromosome 4, mOncTor1.1, whole genome shotgun sequence genome includes a window with the following:
- the LOC118582817 gene encoding olfactory receptor 5W2-like, which translates to MSRRNCTSADEFIFLGITNNPDTNKALFTTFLLVYLITLLANLGMIILIRVDSQLHTPMYFFLSNLSFCDLCYSTAIGPKMLVDLLAEEKSIPMIGCALQFLTFCVFADSECLLLAVMAFDRYQAISNPLLYTVNMSSMVCSMLMAGVYVLATTDGLIHTILAFRLCFCGSNEINHFFCDLPPLYLLSCSDIQVNELALFTVFGFIELSTISGVLVSYCYIILSVLKIRSAEGRFKAFSTCTSHLTTVAIFQGTMLFMYFRPSSSYSLDQDKMTSLFYTLVIPMLNPLIYSLRNKDVKEALQKLKMKMWF; encoded by the coding sequence atgagcaGAAGAAACTGCACTTCTGcagatgaatttattttcttgggAATTACCAATAACCCTGACACAAATAAAGCCCTTTTCACCACATTCCTACTGGTTTATCTCATTACTCTTCTGGCCAATCTTGGGATGATCATTTTGATTAGAGTGGACTCCCAGCttcacacacccatgtactttttcctcaGCAACCTTTCTTTCTGTGACCTCTGCTATTCCACAGCAATTGGACCCAAGATGCTGGTAGATCTCTTAGCTGAGGAGAAATCAATTCCCATGATTGGTTGTGCTCTGCAGTTCTTGACATTCTGTGTCTTTGCGGATTCTGAGTGTCTTCTGCTGGCAGTGATGGCGTTTGATAGGTACCAGGCCATCAGCAACCCTTTGCTCTACACAGTGAACATGTCTAGCATGGTATGTTCTATGCTCATGGCTGGGGTTTACGTGTTGGCAACAACAGATGGTTTAATACACACAATCTTGGCATTCCGTTTATGTTTTTGTGGGTCTAATGAGATCAACCACTTCTTTTGTGATTTGCCTCCACTCTACCTCCTCTCCTGCTCAGACATACAAGTCAATGAACTGGCCTTATTTACTGTTTTTGGTTTCATTGAACTGAGCACCATCTCAGGAGTCCTGGTCTCTTATTGTTATATCATTTTATCAGTCCTGAAGATCCGTTCTGCTGAGGGGAGGTTCAAAGCTTTCTCCACCTGCACCTCCCATCTAACCACAGTTGCCATTTTCCAGGGAACTATGCTGTTCATGTACTTTCGGCCAAGTTCTTCATATTCCCTGGATCAAGACAAAATGACTTCATTGTTCTACACTCTTGTGATTCCCATGCTGAACCCTTTGATTTACAGCCTCAGGAACAAGGATGTGAAAGAGGCCCtgcaaaaactaaaaatgaaaatgtggttctGA